The proteins below come from a single Synechococcus sp. MW101C3 genomic window:
- a CDS encoding DMT family transporter, producing the protein MTSQPREQRRGWLAGLIAAALFGSSAPLIGSLSHGPSPVLVAGLLYAGAALVLLPLAVVEAPTSRHAPIQRQDLPLLGLITLLGGIAGPIALVKGLGLLTPGASALLLNLEAVFTVLIAVGVGKEHLGRDGWAAAALTLTGALVLSVGPMGGSQWQGVLWIALVCLCWGIDNNLSQRLSLRNPLQISAANALGAALPMLAVAQLQGHPIPFAWMSVALLGIGGLGYGVSIWLDMVALASIGAAREAVVFSTAPFLGALVAVGLLGSPLSPSLLLAAAAMAVSTGLLVRSSHGHWHRHAELDHQHRHFHTPVDGDAHHLHSHRPEDLADLEPGQPFWHSHRHRHAPLSHEHHHVSDVHHRHQH; encoded by the coding sequence ATGACCTCCCAGCCGCGAGAACAGCGCCGCGGCTGGTTGGCGGGCCTGATTGCTGCCGCCCTGTTCGGCTCCAGCGCTCCGCTGATCGGCAGCTTGAGCCACGGGCCGTCCCCCGTGCTCGTGGCGGGTCTGCTGTATGCCGGTGCGGCATTGGTGCTGTTGCCCCTGGCCGTGGTCGAGGCCCCGACCAGCCGCCACGCTCCGATCCAGCGGCAGGATCTCCCCCTTTTGGGGCTGATCACCCTGCTGGGCGGCATCGCCGGTCCGATCGCCCTGGTCAAGGGCCTGGGGCTGCTCACCCCGGGGGCCTCGGCGCTGCTGCTCAACCTGGAGGCGGTGTTCACGGTGCTGATCGCCGTAGGGGTGGGGAAGGAGCATCTCGGCCGTGACGGCTGGGCAGCGGCCGCCCTGACGCTCACCGGAGCCCTGGTGCTCTCGGTGGGTCCCATGGGCGGCAGCCAGTGGCAGGGCGTGCTGTGGATCGCCCTGGTCTGCCTGTGCTGGGGCATCGACAACAACCTCTCCCAGCGCCTCAGCCTACGCAACCCCCTGCAGATCTCCGCCGCCAATGCCCTCGGGGCTGCCCTGCCGATGCTGGCCGTGGCCCAGCTGCAAGGGCACCCCATTCCGTTCGCCTGGATGAGCGTCGCCCTGCTCGGCATCGGCGGCCTGGGCTATGGCGTGTCGATCTGGCTGGACATGGTGGCCCTGGCCTCCATTGGCGCCGCCAGGGAAGCCGTGGTCTTCTCCACCGCTCCCTTCCTTGGTGCTCTGGTAGCGGTGGGCCTGCTGGGTTCACCGCTCAGTCCATCGCTGCTGCTGGCGGCGGCCGCCATGGCGGTCAGCACAGGCTTGCTGGTGCGATCCAGCCATGGCCACTGGCATCGCCATGCCGAACTCGATCACCAGCACCGTCACTTCCACACCCCTGTAGACGGCGATGCGCACCACCTTCATTCCCACCGTCCGGAGGATCTCGCGGACCTCGAGCCTGGCCAGCCCTTCTGGCACAGCCATCGCCACCGCCATGCCCCGCTGTCCCACGAGCACCACCACGTCAGCGACGTTCACCATCGCCATCAGCACTGA
- a CDS encoding galactose oxidase yields the protein MVPIGAQTLLGRRHQSEAWPYLDEEVLVASRSHTVCLTCHFFRHYAGVSCIPLLTCQLHQGLLPQGEHLTCRCQGWTEDMTRQRGWCPEVA from the coding sequence ATGGTTCCCATCGGTGCGCAAACCCTGCTGGGCAGGAGGCATCAATCGGAGGCATGGCCCTATCTCGATGAGGAGGTGCTGGTGGCCAGCCGCAGCCACACGGTTTGCCTCACCTGCCACTTCTTCCGGCATTACGCGGGGGTGAGCTGCATCCCCCTGCTCACCTGCCAGCTGCACCAGGGCCTGCTGCCCCAAGGGGAGCACCTCACCTGCCGCTGCCAGGGTTGGACCGAGGACATGACGCGCCAGCGGGGCTGGTGCCCGGAGGTGGCATGA
- a CDS encoding LOG family protein, with protein sequence MSNRRTVVGVMGAGEGASAKAVALAEELGECISTRGWVLLTGGRPAGVMAGASRGANRVEGHLVVGVLPDEGSREERQSTAELDLALFTGLGKARNVINVLSADVVVICGGGGPGTASEAAHALNAGRPLILLAVPPLWREFFCSLSKGVQSVSNVQECCRLIEAILTEA encoded by the coding sequence ATGAGCAACCGACGAACAGTGGTGGGTGTGATGGGTGCGGGAGAGGGCGCTTCCGCTAAGGCGGTGGCCCTGGCCGAGGAGCTGGGGGAGTGCATCAGCACCAGGGGATGGGTGCTGCTCACCGGTGGCCGACCTGCGGGGGTGATGGCGGGAGCGAGCCGCGGAGCGAATCGGGTGGAGGGGCACCTGGTGGTGGGGGTGTTGCCCGATGAAGGGAGCAGAGAGGAGAGGCAAAGCACTGCGGAGCTGGATCTGGCCCTGTTCACCGGCTTGGGAAAGGCCCGCAACGTGATCAACGTGCTCAGCGCCGATGTGGTGGTGATCTGCGGGGGCGGCGGCCCCGGCACAGCCTCAGAAGCCGCCCATGCGCTCAATGCAGGCAGGCCACTGATCCTGCTGGCGGTGCCGCCGCTGTGGCGTGAGTTCTTCTGCTCGCTGAGCAAGGGGGTACAGAGCGTGAGCAATGTGCAGGAGTGCTGCCGGTTGATCGAGGCCATACTCACAGAGGCATGA